From uncultured Roseateles sp., the proteins below share one genomic window:
- a CDS encoding GspE/PulE family protein → MNAVVADAVLLPYTAADVAAARAAAPARQSPLIAVLEELQGDAPGRFTARLGLTMGYPTADIHDLRRWTPAFELLPVTEALAARMVLLRDGTGELHMVLGDPFAEQRMAWAEQRVNAAFTWTLAHPADVSAFLTSHEDGLSAMDSLMSHGEAAVVLDAEVEDLSFKSITEDTSEVVRLVRSTLYDALKADVSDIHLETSAKGLGIKYRIDGVLSHVKQWSGAELADQTISRVKVMAGLDIAERRVPQDGRFTVAVRGREIDFRVSIMPSIFGEDAVLRILDKQRLADEARGLTLDSLGFNERDKAMIRRLSSEPYGMLLVTGPTGSGKTTTLYAAISETNHGHDKIITIEDPVEYQLPGVLQIPVNEKKGLTFARGLRSILRHDPDRVMVGEIRDPETAQIAVQASLTGHLVFTTVHANNVFDVLSRFTHMEVDPYSYAAALNGIVAQRLVRLNCPHCSEAQQPSQAELEAARLHTTDVSGFRFMQGAGCGQCRGTGYAGRTAIAEILIVDDEMAEMIVAREPVRVLKEAARRSGTRLLREEAIDLVRQGRTSLKEIARVTSVA, encoded by the coding sequence ACGCGGTCGTCGCCGACGCCGTGCTGCTGCCCTACACGGCCGCCGACGTGGCCGCCGCCCGTGCCGCTGCCCCCGCCCGGCAAAGCCCGCTGATTGCCGTGCTGGAGGAGTTGCAGGGCGATGCCCCCGGCCGCTTCACCGCCCGCCTGGGTCTGACCATGGGCTACCCGACGGCCGACATCCACGACCTGCGCCGCTGGACCCCCGCCTTCGAGCTGCTGCCGGTGACCGAGGCACTGGCCGCCCGCATGGTGCTGCTGCGCGATGGCACCGGTGAGCTGCACATGGTGTTGGGCGACCCCTTCGCCGAGCAGCGCATGGCCTGGGCCGAGCAGCGGGTGAACGCGGCCTTCACCTGGACCTTGGCGCACCCCGCCGATGTCTCGGCCTTCCTGACCTCGCATGAAGACGGCCTGTCCGCGATGGACAGCCTGATGTCCCATGGCGAGGCCGCCGTGGTGCTCGATGCGGAGGTGGAAGACCTGTCCTTCAAGAGCATCACCGAAGACACCAGCGAGGTGGTGCGCCTGGTGCGCTCCACGCTGTACGACGCGCTGAAGGCCGATGTCTCCGACATCCACCTGGAGACCAGCGCCAAGGGCCTGGGCATCAAGTACCGGATCGACGGGGTGCTGTCCCACGTCAAGCAGTGGAGTGGCGCCGAGCTGGCCGACCAGACGATATCTCGCGTCAAGGTGATGGCGGGGCTGGACATCGCCGAGCGCCGCGTGCCGCAGGACGGCCGCTTCACCGTGGCCGTGCGTGGCCGCGAGATCGACTTCCGCGTCTCCATCATGCCCTCGATCTTTGGCGAGGACGCAGTGCTGCGCATCCTGGACAAGCAGCGCCTGGCCGACGAGGCGCGCGGCCTGACCCTGGACAGCCTGGGCTTCAACGAGCGCGACAAGGCAATGATCCGCCGCCTGTCCAGCGAGCCCTACGGCATGCTTTTGGTCACCGGCCCCACCGGCAGCGGCAAGACCACGACCCTGTACGCGGCGATCTCCGAGACCAACCATGGCCACGACAAGATCATCACCATCGAAGACCCGGTGGAGTACCAGTTGCCCGGCGTGCTGCAGATCCCGGTCAACGAGAAGAAGGGCCTGACCTTTGCCCGCGGCCTGCGCTCCATCCTGCGTCATGACCCGGACCGCGTGATGGTCGGCGAGATACGCGACCCCGAGACCGCTCAGATCGCCGTGCAGGCCTCGCTGACCGGTCATCTGGTCTTCACCACCGTGCACGCCAACAATGTGTTCGACGTGCTCAGCCGCTTCACCCATATGGAGGTGGACCCCTACAGCTACGCCGCGGCGCTGAACGGCATCGTCGCCCAGCGCCTGGTGCGGCTGAACTGCCCCCATTGCAGCGAAGCGCAGCAACCGTCGCAGGCCGAGCTGGAAGCCGCCCGCCTGCACACGACAGATGTCTCAGGTTTCCGCTTCATGCAGGGCGCTGGCTGCGGACAGTGCCGCGGCACCGGCTATGCCGGGCGCACCGCGATTGCCGAGATCCTGATCGTCGACGACGAGATGGCGGAGATGATCGTCGCACGCGAGCCGGTGCGGGTGTTGAAGGAGGCGGCCCGCCGCAGTGGCACGCGCCTGCTGCGCGAAGAGGCCATTGACCTTGTGCGCCAGGGTCGTACCAGCCTGAAGGAGATCGCCCGTGTCACTTCAGTGGCGTGA
- a CDS encoding PilN domain-containing protein yields the protein MRSLTPLRLDFIHPRRRVAPAAVVLLGLGLLACVGVAQRLVQVTADLVELEAAAALVAPANPGRTSRPIVGSTASKMQALKAEQVNAALSSLSTPWDAWFVQLEAVADRKVVLMALQPEADGRRVRLSGEARQFDDLLAYMTRLEAAPGFANVFLSEHGEAVQGGVSFTLTADWVAQR from the coding sequence ATGCGCAGTCTGACGCCGCTGCGGCTGGATTTCATCCACCCACGCCGCCGCGTCGCGCCTGCCGCCGTGGTGCTGCTGGGCCTGGGCCTGCTGGCCTGCGTCGGTGTGGCCCAGCGCCTTGTACAGGTGACGGCCGATCTGGTCGAGCTCGAAGCTGCGGCCGCCTTGGTGGCTCCCGCCAATCCCGGCCGCACCAGCCGACCCATCGTCGGCAGCACCGCGTCCAAGATGCAGGCATTGAAAGCCGAGCAGGTCAACGCGGCTCTCTCCAGTCTGTCCACGCCCTGGGATGCCTGGTTCGTCCAGCTCGAAGCTGTGGCGGATCGCAAGGTGGTGCTGATGGCCCTGCAGCCGGAGGCCGATGGCCGGCGCGTGCGTCTGTCCGGCGAGGCCCGCCAGTTTGATGATTTGCTGGCCTATATGACGCGGCTGGAGGCGGCCCCGGGGTTTGCCAATGTGTTCCTGAGCGAGCACGGCGAAGCCGTACAGGGCGGCGTGAGCTTCACCTTGACCGCAGACTGGGTGGCGCAGCGATGA
- the pilO gene encoding type 4a pilus biogenesis protein PilO gives MKAWLSKLQIGRLGWVGLGLLLLALVAYGVLVSPRIEQRTLLEARLTTAPRQARGPAADALDADTRLADFQRALPRTAAVPQWLGRIRAAAQAKGLALRSGDYKLERVTDSPYLRYRITFPVTGSYAQIRGFIGAVLTEVPAASVDDVQLKTASGSMLDGRIRLSLFIAAE, from the coding sequence ATGAAGGCCTGGCTGTCGAAGCTGCAAATCGGGCGCCTGGGTTGGGTGGGCCTGGGTCTGCTGCTGCTGGCCCTGGTCGCCTACGGCGTCCTGGTGTCGCCGCGCATCGAGCAACGCACCCTGCTGGAGGCGCGCTTGACGACAGCGCCCCGGCAGGCACGAGGCCCCGCGGCCGATGCGCTCGACGCCGATACCCGCCTGGCCGACTTCCAGCGTGCCCTGCCGCGCACGGCCGCCGTGCCGCAGTGGCTGGGCCGCATCCGTGCCGCCGCCCAGGCCAAGGGGCTGGCCTTGCGCTCCGGCGATTACAAGCTGGAGCGTGTGACCGACTCGCCCTATCTGCGCTACCGCATCACCTTCCCCGTCACCGGCTCCTACGCCCAGATCCGAGGCTTCATCGGCGCCGTGCTCACCGAGGTGCCCGCCGCCTCGGTGGACGATGTGCAGCTGAAGACGGCCTCGGGCAGCATGCTCGACGGACGCATCCGCCTGTCCCTGT